tgGGAGAGGAACGCTTgaggcgctccccttcggaagagtcGAGGAGgatttggtggcggcgcctccgctagtagagctggcggtggtggtaacgctcttcttcttcaccattgtgaaaTCCGGGGGAGATCGGAAAAGTAGTGGTGGCGACGCAGCGGCAAcgaagggaggaagaagaaggagaacaaGGAGATGCTACGAAAGATATGGAAGAGGATTAAGGGCTCTTTCGCCAATTGGAGATTTTAAGGGGAACTTGAGAATTGGGTGGCGCACGTGTCGTTGTTTCCGGTCCATTCAGTAATCTTTTTTATTGAAGGTTAcagaaatcgaggagacgccttggtaaCCGTGTGCAAAGGGGCGGAATAGGCCCAGCAGGGTATGACCTATCAGTCGGAATCAATATATCAGCAgagcgtcatcaatgacgtcatgagAAATGCTAAAAGCACTCGaaggaaaaatgaaaagttatcggatgaaagATTTGAGTCTAAGCACAGACTGTGAAGCGTccgcacttagactcgggggctactcccatcgggagcgctgacgcgcacccgataaaaacgaAGACTCGAAGAAAAATGGCCAATTGATCAACTCAAGTCTGCACCCGgttacaagcacccgtgcccagactcgggggctactcccatcgggagcgctggacgcgcatccgacagaacttttttgcactctagGATCATGcatggggacttgattctgtgtagggtaacgttgttttgtcaTCGACAGTTAacaaacaaaagttgggcacgttacttatCATCCCTTGCACGTGGAAAATATATCGAACGAATACGGAGACTCACaggaaaacttcggcagagtaaaatgttcgagtggttcaacttgagtctacgcacggattgcaagcatccgtacctagactcgggggctactcccatcgggagcgctgacgcgcacccgatagaagaagacgatgtagattcaaGAAGAAGAGCAttggtggaggcatgctttagtctctaccagaactaccttcggctagacactcggggactactgacgtgggcataacccttcgggtaaccgactttACCTTATCCCGTATtgactagttggaggcccatgaagacatttgaaagcaagatgggccacccgggcggcgcaccagaggaatccttggcgGGCAAGGCAAGAGgcaaccgaacaaggaaagtttagagatagatctgCTGTAAACccagtcgtactcgattagacctcttgagacctggcctcctataaaaaggccaggagaggggctgtcgagggacacaatcaatcttagcgatcttagccaggaaaaagcTTGAAGCTAGGTTACCTTAGAGTTTAGCCAACtcaacgagatctcagccgaactattcggcaccccattgtaacccattatcatcataatcaagaacagacaggcaggacgtaagggttttacctcatcgagggccccgaacctgggtaaatcactctccccgtttgtctgtgaaccgatgtctcgtgtcagcttgcaggattccatcaaccctaagcccctatcggagggcattgccgaggagcaccctcgacagccGGCGTGACGACGAGTGCCTATCTTTGCTgcctcgccggcggcggcggtgccgACGCGGTCTTCGTCTTCGCGATGCCGCCGAAACTTTCAGCGCGCCACTTGATCATCTTCTCATCCCGGTCGAGGCTGAGCAAACAGCCTAGTACTTTCTCTCCCGTACACATATTAAAATCATAAACTGGGCTAGATGCGGACCCTGCAGGATAGCCCGCAGATGCCACATATTTTCGGCCGCCTTACGCGGGAACTCGCATATGCTATTACGTGGGCTCGACTAAGAGGCGCCGCAGGCGGCCCGCTTCCACTTACAGCCTTATGTAAGTCGCCTAAGACCTAGATGTACCCTTTATTTTACATATATATGCAAATTCGTGCCAACTTGCATGCGCGTACGTTGACTTATCAAGATTTGTCTAGCGTAACGACCACGCGTTTCAGCGGATTATAGAAACATTAAGCTAAGCTAGCTGCCTAGCTGTTGTTGTGCTGCACCCCATGCATGTATGGCCTGCATTTCTCGCTCGTTCGATTTAGTACGCGGATGCCAAATGGTTCAGCcacaagcagcagcagcagcagcataaATAATCGAAGTGCATGCAAGCTACTAGAGTGCAGCTTGCatgcatgttcgtaatcgtcgtcAGCGTGCATGCTATATATATACCACTCGATCACAAGCTAACCGGACACATACGTACGCAAGTACGCAACAATCCATCTGAGAAATCTATCACGAAATCGATCGACAATGGCGACGAAGCTCAGTACCCGCGCCATCCTGTTGTCTCTCTTCCTGGGGCTCGCCGTCTTCACCGGGAAGCCTGTAGCGACCCACGGCGGCGGCACCAAGGACGCCGTTGCGGACAAGGTTAGGAAGATAGTGGCGACGGCCATCCAGGACAACCCCGGCGTCGGCCCTGCCCTCATCCGGCTGCTCTTCCATGACTGCTGGGTCCAAGTACGTGATTAATCAGGCCATGACCATCTCCATCGGAGCTTTCCCCATGTCCATGCATGCATCCATGCAGCAATTCAATTGCTAATTTCGTACGTGTGCGCACTTGCAGGGTTGCGATGGGTCGGTGCTCCTGGACGGCAGCAAGACGGAGAAGGCGGCGAAGAACAACATCGGCCTCGACGGCTTCGCCGTgattgacgagatcaaggccaaggTAGGCGAGGATGTCTCCTGCGCCGACATCGTCGTCCTCGCCGCCCGCGACGCGACCTTCATCGTCAGCCGCGGCAAGATCGACTACAACGTAACGATGGGCCGCATGGACGGCGTCAaatcctccgccgccgctgccgacgCCGTCCTCCCTCCTTCCACCTTCAACATCACCCAGCTCAATGCCAACTTCGCCGCTAAGGGCTTCAACACCCGAGAGCTCGTCGCCCTCTCCGGTGCGCACGCCGTCGGCGTCGCCCACCGCTCATCTTTCCAGGACCGGCTCGACAACGCCACCGCAACGCCCATCGTTCCCAAGTACAGGAAGGCACTCACCGATGACGTCGAGAAGCAGAAGAAGCTGCAGGGGACGCAGGACCCGATCGAGCCGAACAACATCCGCGACAAGGAGCTCGCCTTCCGGAACGCGTCCGGCTACGACGATACAGGAGTGGACACGTCCAAGGCAGCGAGGGGCGTGCTGGACAACAGCTATTACCACGCCAACCTCCAGAACAAGGTGCTCTTCAGATCCGACTGGGAGCTGCGCAACGACACCACCGGCGTTGCCGGGGGTGTCATGGCGACGTTTGAGGCCAACGCCAACAAGTGGTTCCTGCAGTTTGGGAATGCCATGGCCAAGCTCAGCAAGCTCCCTGCCGAGGGCACGCGTTTCGAGATCAGgaagaactgcagaaaaaacaacTAGAAGAGAAATGCATATATATGTCCCATCCCATGCACAGGACATCCCGTACATGTTTGTATCCTTGATTCATCTTGTTTCATGCTTTGAGATCCGTACGTACGATTGGACTTCATTATATTGTTTCATCAAGTTTTAGAAATCTGAAACCGATTGATGCCCAACAAAACCTAATGATTTCGTACACGGGAGATCATCACTCTCACAACTAGAACTACTCTCACTATTCGATTAGTAGGTGTACTTATGTGGGTCGGTCGGTCTAGACTCTACTAGACacacactacaggaatggctcgAAACGCCGACCGCCGAAAACCCTCGGCATAGCCACATTGGGCCGTCGGaataggctacgccgagggcaacccTCGGCATAGCTCCTCGAAAAAGATCCACCTCGGCAGAGCTACGTGGGCCATCGGCCTAAACCCGGCCCCTGGCCTAGCCTGTATACGCCGACAGACACCGTCGGCGTCAAGACCCTCGGCGCAGGCCAGGCCGTCTCGTCCGTTAACTTCAAATTTTATGAAaaaagaaaattttcaaaaaatttaacctctcacatgatcattttaactctaactacaattaatatctattatatactaaaagcaaaatacggaTGTTTAGAATAGAGAcatcacgttaatccacatcattatAATTATTTTAGTGGTTAGATCTAATTTCAATGGTTAAGATTTAAAGATCTTACGTAACACCATGGAAACGATATGTGTCATATTTAACACGTATGTGCCACCTCCcgtagcaaagaaaaataaaaataaaatgagccTAAAGGCAGACCGGTCTGAAAAAAACACAAACGCGAATACAATGAAACTTGATAGAACCGAACGAAATTGTCCGGCCGGTCGGATGCCGGTCGTGCATTGGTTGGACCGTAGGAAGAAGTCCATATTCTGTACGGCACTTAGGTCACCTCTATTTTTAGGCTCTTTTAAATTATCCTAAGTCATTATCTTCTACGTGGCTGCAAGATTTGTTAGCCGGTGCCACCTACTAGCATGACGCGATAAGAATCCATGCTTCGATTGAGCAAGGGAAAACGGCCAGCAGCTGGATGGATGCATGATTGCACTTGATTGAGCAAGGAAGCTAGCTCAGCTAGACGTGCAGGGTAGAAATTTTAAACCGTTGAgattcactggtagaaaaagaggcttccgtccagccccattagtcgcgaaactgtaggaaccgcgactaatgaagtttttagtcgcggttcggcaggagaaccgcgaccaaaggcctgggcccagggcgctcggtggccagctggtgcacgtgaggggctttagtcgcggttggccaggccaaccgcgactaaagctcctcccctatatataccagttcagcacactcacttagccatttggtgccacttctcttcacaaacttcacaaggggtgttaggtttgcttttggctcctcttatgcacacaaagtgtttgatgaaatgccccaagagcatgaaacaaacatgatatgaagtgtcggagccacacttgagcttcctcatttattttttcctcctcgatcgcggttagcaagttgaacctttcatatgtgtcattgataaaatatgcatgtgtgtagtttattgtttaatttctattgtttatagttagttagtttaacaaatgcatgatggttaattatatattttatattataataatgcagatgaatcggcaatggatgtacggtaaccgactctccggcgagttcactacgggtttgaaagatttcctcgtagtggctaatgcgaacaagcagaagggttttgttatctgtccatgtgttgactgtaagaatcagaagggttactcttcctcaagagaagttcacatgcacctgcttcgtcacggtttcatgccaagctataattgttggaccaagcatggagaaagaggggttataatggaagaagatgaagaaggggatgatttcatcgatgaaagctatcttgctcatttcggtgatactttcatggaggatgctgaaggtgaaggggaaggtgaaggggaaggtgaaggtgaagaagaggcacgtgatgagcccgttgatgatcttggtcggaccattgctgatgcacggagacgctgcgaaactgaaaaggagagggagaatttggatcgcatgttagaggatcacagaaagtcgctgtacctcggatgcgatgatggtctgaaaaagctgggctgcacactggatttgctgaaatggaaggcacaggcaggtgtagctgactcggcatttgaaaacttgctgaaaatgttgaagaatatgtttccaaagaataacgagttgcccgccaggacgtacgaagcaaagaaggttgtctgccctcttggtttagaggttctgaagatacatgcatgcatcaacgactgcatcctctaccgcggtgaatacgagaatttgaatgaatgcccggtatgcactgcattgcgttataagatcagaggcgatgaccctggtgacgatgttgagggcgagaaacccaggaagagggttcccgccacggtgatgtggtatgctcctataataccacggttgaaacatctgttcaggaacaaagagcatgccaagttgttgcgatggtacaaaaaggaccgtaagtcggacggggagttgagacaccccgcagatggaacgcaatggagaaagatcgacagagagttcaaagattttgcagctgacgcaaggaacataagatttggtctaagtacagatggcatgaatccttttggcgagcagagctccagccatagcacctggcccgtgactctatgcatctacaaccttcctccttggttgtgcatgaagcggaagttcattatgatgccagtgctcatccaaggtccgaagcaacccggcaacgacatctatgtgtacctaaggccattagttgatgaacttttacagctgtggggcagacctggtgtccgtgtgtgggatgagcacaaagaagaggaatttgacctacgagcgttgcttttcgtaaccatcaacgattggcctgctcttagtaacctttcgggactgtcaaataagggatacaatgcatgcacgcactgcttacatgagactgaaagtgtacatgtgccaaattgtaagaagaacgtgtaccttgggcatcgtcgatttcttccgaaaattcatacagtaagaaagaaaggcaagcattacaacggcaaggcagatcaccggccgaagcctgcggaacacactggtgctgaggtatttgatatggtcaaggatttgaaagtcatctttggaaaggatcctggcggacaatcagttccgaagggagctgacgggcacgcagccatgtggaagaagaaatctatattctgggagctagaatattggaaagtcctagatgtccgctcttcaatcgacgtgatgcacgttacgaagaatatttgcgtgaacctcctaagcttcttgggcgtgtatgggaagacaaatgatacaaaggaagcacggcaggaccagcaacgtttgaaagaccctgatgaccggcatccggaatggtttcaaggtcgtgcagctacgctacgaccaaagaagagaaggtcatcttttttgaatgcttgagcggtatgaaggtcccttacggattctcgtccaatataaagggaataataaacatggcggagaaaaagttccaaaacctgaagtctcacgaccgccacgtgattatgacgcaattgcttccgattgctttgagggggctcctgccggaaaatgttcgagtagccattgtgaagctatgtgcatttctcaatgcaatctctcagaaggtaatcaatccagaagttctaccacggttacagaacgatgtggtccaatgtcttgtcagtttcgagttggtgttcccaccatccttcttcaatattatgacgcacctcctggttcacctagtcgaagagatttccattctcggtcctgtatttctacacaatatgttccccttcgagaggttcatgggagtattaaagaaatatgttcgtaaccgtgctaggccagaaggaagcatcgccaagggctatggaaatgaggaggtaattgagttttgtgttgactttgttcctgaccttaagccgattggtcttcctcgatcgcggcacgaggggagactaagtggaaaaggcacgatcggaaggaaatcaacgatatgtatggacggccattctatgactgaagcacaccacacagttctgaccaattccagcttggtggctccgtactttgagaaacacaagaatatattacgctcggacaacccggggaagcctgaatcctggattagga
This Lolium perenne isolate Kyuss_39 chromosome 1, Kyuss_2.0, whole genome shotgun sequence DNA region includes the following protein-coding sequences:
- the LOC127333453 gene encoding peroxidase 22.3 encodes the protein MATKLSTRAILLSLFLGLAVFTGKPVATHGGGTKDAVADKVRKIVATAIQDNPGVGPALIRLLFHDCWVQGCDGSVLLDGSKTEKAAKNNIGLDGFAVIDEIKAKVGEDVSCADIVVLAARDATFIVSRGKIDYNVTMGRMDGVKSSAAAADAVLPPSTFNITQLNANFAAKGFNTRELVALSGAHAVGVAHRSSFQDRLDNATATPIVPKYRKALTDDVEKQKKLQGTQDPIEPNNIRDKELAFRNASGYDDTGVDTSKAARGVLDNSYYHANLQNKVLFRSDWELRNDTTGVAGGVMATFEANANKWFLQFGNAMAKLSKLPAEGTRFEIRKNCRKNN